The Candidatus Tanganyikabacteria bacterium genome segment GTGGCGCCAGTCGGCGATCCTGGTGGCTTCCATCGCGGTCGGCGTGGCGATCCTGACGACCGCTCTCTCGCTGACCAACGGTTTCGAGGCCGACCTCGTCGGGCGTATCCTCAGCACGACGCCCCACATCGCCGCGACGAATGCCCTCACCGGGAGGCTCCAGGAGCCGGAGCGGGTAGCCGAGGAGATCCGGCGCTATCCGGCGGTGACGGCGGTACTGCCGTACGTCTCGGCACAGGGGCTGATCGCGCATGGCGCCAGTGCCACGGGCGCCCTCATCCGGGGGATCGACCCGGCGTTGCAGGGCAAGGCCCGGGACTGGAGCCGGTACGTCGTCTCGGGCGATCTGGCGAGCGAGGAGGGACTGCCCGGCGTGATGCTCGGCTCCGAGCTGGCGAGGAAGCTCGGCGTTTCCTTGGGGGATCGCGTGAAGGTCGTGACGGGGCAGAACAAGCAGCTCACCGCGGCCGTCACGGGCCTTTTCGCCGCGGGCCTCTACGAGTATGACTCGCATATCGCCTTCCTCGAACTCAAGACGGCGCAGCGGCTCTTCGGCTACGGCGCGACCGTTACCGGCCTCGACGTGCGCCTGAACGACGTCTTCCGCGCGCCGCGCCTGGCTTACGAGATGAGCGCGGAAATCCCGGCCAACTTCCGGCCGTGGACCCTGACCAACCACAGCCTCCGGGCGGCGCTGGCTCTGGAGAAGCGCGTCATCTTCCTGGTCACCCTCTTCATCATCATCGTGGCGACCATGGGCGTGGCAAACACACTGGCGATGTGGGTCCTCGAGCAGAGCCGCGAACTGGGCCTGCTGCGCGCCATCGGCGCCCCGGCGAGGCTCGTGGGCCGACTGGTCGTCATGCAGGGGTTCCTGGTCGGTTGCCTCGGCACCGGGCTCGGCCTGGCGGCCGGCTGGCTGCTCTCGGTCGGCCTGGCGTTCTTCCCCCTGCAGCTACCGCAAGACGTCTACTACATCGACAAGCTGCCGGTCGAGATGCAGGCCGGGGATTTCCTCCTGGTGGCGGTCGCGTCGATCGCCATCAGCCTGGTGGGCTGCCTCCTCCCGGCCCGCCGGGCACTGAAGCTCGACCCCATCGAAATCGTCCGCCGAACGTCATGAGCGCGATCGGCAGGGTCTCCCTGCTGCTGGTTGCGGGAGCCGCCTGGGTCCTCGGCGGATGCCTGCGCGAGATCGTGCGAGACGAACCGCCGCCTTCGCCGTCGCCGCCGCCCGTCGTGAGGGGAATCGACCTCCGGCTCGCGGGACTCCGCCGGCTGGCCGTGATCGAGGCGCTCGATCGAACGGATCGGGATGCGGGCTTGCCGGTGGCCGACTCGCTGCACGAGAGGCTCTTGGGGGCAGGCGTCGACCTTCACCCGGTCGTGCTGCGGCGTCCGGGCGCCGGCCTTGCGGCCTCGTGGCTCGCGGCGCAAGCTCGCCTGCACGCGGTGGACGGTTTCGTCACCGGCGCCGTTTCTGCCTATGCCATCCAGGAAGGTCGGCGGCGGGCGTTCGTGGCGCTGACAGCCGTGCTGCTGGATCCGGCCGGACGGATCCTGTGGTCGCGGCGCCTTTCGGCCCAGGCGCCGCTTGGCACTCAGCAGGCGGCCTTCGCAAGCGAGGGATTCTCAGGTAATAATGGGGATGCACTAGCAGTCGCAGTCCGCATCGCAGCAAAGGAGTTCGCCGATGATCTCGCTCCTGTCCCCGCGCCGTGAGGCGGTGCTGGTGGCGGCCGCCCTGGCGGCGCTCGGCCTGACCGAGCTAGGCGTGGCCGCCCGACCGGCAGCCGCGCTGCCGGGACTCGATCTCTCGGCCGGCCTGTACGGGGCCTACGACCTCAACGCGACCAGTGGCTCGGCGTTCGGCGCCGACCTCGATGCGTACGTCGGGACGCCGATCCTCAAGGTTTCGGGGCACCTGCTGACCGTGAGCGGCCAGACCATCGGCGAGGCGTCGCTCCGGTTCGAGCCGCTGCCGCTGCCGGTGCTGGCGCTACGCCCGGGCATCGGCTACCAGGGCCGGCAAGCCAGCGGCGGGACCCTCGACCACGCCCTCTATCCGTCGCTTGCCATCGGCATCGCCATTCCGCTGGTGCCCGTGAGCGCCGATCTGGAGGTAGGAGCGGGCATCCCGACCACGTTGCAGCCACTGCTGTCTTACTCGGGCAATGTCAACATCTTCCCGATACCCTTGCTCCCGGTCGCCATCAGCGCGAGGTATCGGGCCTATCAGGGCATGAGCACTGGCTCCGGGGCTATGCTGTCCGTCGTCGAGGGCGGTTTACGCGTCGCACTGTAGGTGGTATCTTAAGTTATCTTACGTACCGTATTCTCGCCGCAGACTGACGATATTGCGCAGAACGACGATGTGACGCCCGCGCCATCTTTGACTCGTGAAGGACCCAGGGGAGAAAGAGCCGAATGGACAAGGAGAAGATCCTAGTAGTCGATGACGAGGCGAGCATTCGCCAGATCGTCGAGACGAGGCTCAAGTTGGCCGGCTACGCGGTCATCACGGCGGCCGACGGCGTGGAGGCGCTCGAAAAGGCCGCCGCGCACAATCCCGACCTCATCGTCCTCGACATCATGATGCCGAAGATAGACGGCTTCGAGGTCTGCCGCGAGCTCCGCAAGAACATGATGACCCCCATCATCATGCTCACGGCCAAGGGAGACATCACCGACCGCATCGCCGCGCTGGAGCTGGGAGCCGACGACTACGTGGTCAAGCCTTTCAGCCCGCGCGAGCTCGAGGCCCGCATCAAGGCCGTGCTGCGCCGCACGCACACCGACGTCACCAAGCAGGCCATCACCAAGGTCGACAAGCTCACCATCGACACCGGCAAGCGGCAGGTCCTCAAGGAAGGCAAGAAGGTCAAGCTGACCGAGATGGAGTTCAACCTCCTGGAGCTTTTGGCCACCAATCCGGGGCGCGCCTACTCGCGCAGCGAGATCCTGCACCAGGTCTGGGGCTATCGCCTGAGCCAGTACAGCGACACGCGCGTGGTGGACGTCCACATCAGCCGCCTGCGCTCCAAGCTGGAAGACGATCCGAGCTCGCCCGAGCTCATCCTCACGGCCCGCGGTACCGGCTACATGTTCGCCAACTTCACTCCGCAGCCGGCGGAATCGCCTGCCGCAGAGGCGGCGAAGAGCTAGTTCAGGACCGCTGGTCCGCCCTCCGGGCGAAGGTATCGGCCGGTTGCTGGAATGGGTCGGCTGCTGGAATGGGTCGGCTGGAATGGGTCGGCTGGAATGGGTCGGCCGGCCGGGGCGGCTAGCCGGGGTCGCGGCGGAGCGGGCGGGGGTTCGCGCGGCGGGCCGATTGTCGGGCGGGAGATTCGCACGGCCCGCGGGAATTCGCATGATCCGGGCTGGCCGTGTGCCTGGCGTCGGCTGTCTGGGTTTGGTGTCTCTGCGGATGCTCTATACACTTGTATATACAGGTGTATAGAGCTTCCGCAGGGCGCACGTGGTGAGATACCGCCGGTCCGGAGGCAGGCCACGGTAACATGCACCGCCAGAGCACGGCGGAGCCGGCCGGCCGGGACGTCATAGCGGCGCTTGTCGGACGCAGGCACGGAGGCCTGCGCCACCGATGCAATGGGTGGGGCCGGCCTCCGTGCCGGCCGCGATGCCGGAGCGAAGTCATCAGAGCCGCGCTATGATAGCGGCGCTTCTCAAATGACCTGGCGCCTATCGGACGCAGGCACGGAGGCCTGCGCCACCGATGCAACGGGTGGGGCCGGCCTCCGTGCCGGCCGCGATGCCGGAGCGAAGTCATCAGAGCCGCGCTATCAGACCGACAGCTTGTTGGTCGGGGTCCGCTCGTTGCGGCGGTCGCGGGCGAAGCTGGAGCCTTCGATGCCCTTGGCGACCTTCTTGACCTCGGCGGCCAGGCTGGCCAGGCCCAGGAAGTCGTCGATCTTGCGCTGCTCGTTGGTCACCACGGCGATGGAGACCGAGCAGAGCGGGAACTTCTGCACCTGGCCCTGGCGATCGACCGAGATGATGTAGCCGCGCCGCTGGTCTTCGTCCGGATAGAACGACCCGATGTCCGCGTCGAAGCGGCGGATGATCTCCCGGCACAGCCGCTCGGCGTGCGCGGGATCGGTGGCGATGATGAAGTCGTCGCCGCCGATGTGGCCGAGGAAGTCGACCGGGTTGTCCATGAAGGCCACCGAGTCCTTGAGGATCTCGGAAGTGAACTGCAAGATGCGGTCGCCGGCCTCGAAGCCGAACTTGTCGTTGAACGCCTTGAAGTTATCCAGGTCGATGTAGAGCACGGCGACCTGCTCGCCCAGTTCGAGGCGGCGCTGGATCTCGGTCTCGATCACCAGGTTGCCCGGGAGCTTCGTGAGCGGGTTGGCGTTTTGATCGTTGAACTTCATGACCTTGAGCGACTCGGTCATGGCGTTGAAGGCTTCGGCGAGTTGCTCGAGTTCGTCCCCGGTCTTGAGGTCGATGCGATCGTCGAGGTTGCCGCGGGCGATCTCCGTGCTGTGCTCGGCCAGGCGGCGGATGGGCTCGGTGATGGTGCGCGAGACCAGCCGGGCGGCGAAGAACGCCGCGATGCCGGCCAGGACGCACAGGCCGATGATGAAGATCTGCGCCTGCAGGATGCGGGCGTTGAGTGGCGCGGCGCTCTCGCCCATGAACAGGACGCCCTGGAACTGCTCGCCGCGGAGCGCCGCAAAGGCGGCCAGGTAATGCTGGCCTTCCACTTCCACGGGCTTGCGGAGCGTGTCCTTGCTGGCGAAGCGCACGGCGTCGACCATCTGCCGCTCGACGTCGGGGGCGAGCAACTGTCCCTTGGTGTCGCCAAGGGTCTTGGCGAGCCAGGCGACCTCCCGCGAGTTGGCGCGGGCGATGGCCACCTCGACGCCGGCGAGATCCTTGAGTTCCTTGGCGAAGGCAGCATCGAGGCGGCGGCCCACGACGACGGCGCCGACGATGCGGTCGCGGTCGCGGATGGCGGCGATGCGGATGAGCGCGAGCGAGTCGTCCGACATGCGCTCGACCGACTCCTGGTACTGCTCGTCGTCGTCGCCCGCCAGCACGAGTTGCCCGCGGGTGCTGAGCATGTCGGCCATCATGACGCTGCCTTGCGGCCCGAAGCCCTGCTGCCAGATGAGCCGGCCGGTGCCGTCGTAGATCTTGAAGATCTGGCCCTTCTGCAAGAGCGGCAGCAGATCGGTGATGGGCTCGGGATCCTCGCCCCCGGCGGCGGCGAACCGCACGACCTTGGGGTGCGTGGCGATCATCCGGGCAGTGGCCATCGCGACCTGGCTGTAGTTGTCGAACAGGCGGATGGTGACGCCCGCGTCGCTTTCGAGGCGCTTGAACGCTTCGTTGCGGATGCCCTCGGTGGTGAAGACCAGGGCGACCGACGCGACCAGGAAGAGCAGACTGGCGCACACGGCCCCGAAGACGCACGCGAGCTTGATGGACAGCTTCAGTCTGACGTGCAAGCTGTCCACCTCCTTTCGCGGGTACACGAGCGGGCCATACCTGATGGGTTTATCCGGTTCTCCGGGACCGATCTGACCGGACTTAACCTCCTTTTAAGCTGCGGATTGCAGAATCTTGAAAAATGGTAAGATCCGCATCAATGCAGTATTTTGAGAACCTCCTCCAGATGGTCGGCCGCACGCCGCTGCTCCGGCTCAACAAGGTGACCGGCGCCATCCAGGCGACGGTGCTCGTCAAGATGGAGATCCAGAACCCGGGCGGCAGCGTGAAGGACAGGCCGGCGATCCACATGCTCGAGGATGCCGAGCGCCGCGGCCTGCTCAAGCCCGGCGGGACGGTCGTCGAGCCCACGAGCGGCAACACCGGCGTGGGCCTGGCGGTCGCGAGCGCGATCAAGGGCTACCGCTGCGTATTCGTGATGCCTGACAAGATGAGCCAGGAAAAGCGCGATCTCCTGCGGGCTTACGGCGCCGAAGTCGTCATCACGCCGACATCGGTGCCGCCGGACCATCCCGAGAGCTACTACTCGGTGGCCGAACGGCTCACCCGGGAGATCCCGGGCGCCTACCAGCCCAACCAGTTCCAGAACCTCAAGAATCCCGAGGCCCACTACCTGACCACCGGGCCGGAGATCTGGGAGCAGACCGACGGCAAGCTGCACAGCTTCGTGGCCGGGATGGGCACGGGCGGCACCATCTGCGGCACCGCACGCTACCTCAAGGAGCGCAATCCCGCGGTGCGAGTCGTGGGCGTCGATCCGGAAGGATCCATCTACTCGGGCGACACGCCGCGCCCCTACAAGGTCGAGGGCGTCGGCGAGGATTTCATCCCGGGAACCATGGACCTCAAGCTCATCGACCACATGGAGCGGGTCTCCGACCGCGACGCGTTCCTGATGACCCGGCGCCTGGCCCGCGAGGAAGGGTTGCTGATTGGCGGATCGGCGGGCATGGCCGTCGTCGGCGCCCTGCGCGCCGCCCGGGACCTGCCGGCCGGTGCCGTCGTCGTGGTCATCGTGCCAGACAGCGGCCGCGGCTACCTGTCCAAGATCTTCAACGACGAGTGGATGCGCCAGAACGGCTTCCTCGAGCAGACGCAGAAGATCGTCTTCGTGCGGGACGTCCTAGAGGCCAAGGAGGACGCGCCCAGCCTCATCTGCGTCAAGCCCGGCGAGAGCATCGGGCACGCCATCGAGTTGCTGCGCAAGCACGACGTGTCGCAATTGCCGGTCGTCGAGGACCACCAGGTCGTGGGCTCGGTCCAGGAGACCACGCTCCTCAAGATGGTCTTCGAGGGCGCCGACCTCCACCGGCCCGTCTCGACGGTGATGGGCAAGCCGTTCGCGACGGTGGACCACGAGGAGGAGCTTGCGGCCGTCTACCGGGCGCTGCTCCGGGGCGACTCGGCCGTGGTCGTCACGCGCAATGGCCGCCCGTCGGGCGTCCTCACCAAGATCGACCTCATCGAGTACCTGGCCGAGAGCCACGAGGCGGCGGCCCTGAGATGAGCGGCGCGGAACGGGGCGGCTTCCAGACGCGTGCCATCCATGTCGGCCAGGAGGCCGATCCGGCGACGGGCGCGACGATCGTGCCGATCTACCAGACCTCCACCTACACGCAGGCCGACGTGGGCGTCCACAAGGGGTTCGATTACTCGCGCACCGCGAATCCTACCCGGCTGGCGCTCGAGCGCTGCCTGGCGTCGCTCGAGAACGCCGCTTACGGCCTGGCCTTCAGCTCCGGCATGGCCGCGATCGATTCGGTCATGAAACTGCTCGCGGCCGGAGATCACGTGGTCGTGTCGGACGACGTCTACGGCGGCACCTACCGACTGTTCGAGAAAGTTCTGGCGCGATTCGGCCTGAGTTTCACGTGGGTGGACGCCAGCGACCTGGCCAACGTGGAGCGGGCGCTTCGCCCCGAAACCCGCATGATCTGGGCCGAGACCCCGACCAACCCCCTGCTCAAGCTGGTAGACCTGGCCGCCCTGGCCGATCTCGCCCGCGATCGGCAGGTCCTGCTGGCGGTCGACAACACCTTCGCGACACCCTACCTCCAGAATCCGCTCGATCTCGGCGCCGACGTGGTGGTCCACAGCACGACCAAGTACCTCGGCGGGCATTCCGACGTGGTGGGCGGCTTTGCCGGCACCAACAGCGCCGACCTGCACCAGACACTGAAGTTCCATCAGAATGCCATCGGCGCGGTGCCGGGGGCTTTCGACGCCTGGCTCACGCTGCGCGGTACCAAGACCCTGGCGCTGCGGATGCGCGAGCACGAACGAAACGCCCACATCGTGGCCGAGGCGCTGACCAGGCATCCCCTGGTAGAGCGGGTTTACTACCCGGGGTTGCCGAGCCACCCGCAGCACGAACTGGCCAGGCGCCAGATGAGAGGCTTCGGCGGGATCGTCTCGTTCGCCGTGAAGGGCGACCTCGCGCTGACGCGGGCGGTCGCCCGCGGTGTCAGGCTGTTCAGCCTCGCCGAGAGCCTGGGCGGCGTCGAGTCGCTGATGTGCCACCCGGCCGTGATGACCCATGCGTCCATTCCCAAGGCCGACCGGGATGCTCGCGGCGTCACCGATTCCCTCTTGCGGCTGTCCTGCGGCATCGAGGACGGCGCCGATCTGGTCGCCGACATCGTCGGCGCCCTCGATCACGCTCGCTCCAGGGAAATGGAACACGCCTGAAACGTCGCTCGTCAGGTAGAGCGTAAGTTTCAGGCGACCACGATCCGGAAAAGGGGGCCGGTCGTGGGGTTATAGGAGTTCGACCATGAAAAGTTCCCTGGCCTTGCTTTGCGCTGCCGGCCTCACGGCGGCCCTCGTCGGCGGCTGCGCCTACCGCTCCATCGTCATCGCGGAGCCGCACAAGTCCCTGCCGCAAGCCACCACGCCGAGCCAGTCCGCGCCGTCGCAGGACGATGGCACGGGCCCGATCATCCTGAACAGCTTCGACGCCAATCCCACCAATGTCGCCGCCAAGTCGGACAAGATCACGTTCACCGTCAACGCCTACAACTCGAACCGCACGCCCATGGAGTACTCCTGGACGGCCACGAAGGGCACGCTGTCGGGAACCCGCGGCCAGACGGTGTTCTGGGCTCCGCAAAAGGCCGACGGCTCGATCGATGGCGGCCTAGCGACGGTCCAGGTGCTCATCACCGACGGAAACGGCGCGACGAAGCAGGCGGCCGTCAACATCCACATCAACGCCGACGGCTCGGCCTTCAAGCAACTCTAGCCTTACCGACCCCATTCGATTCCCCGAACCCCTTACCGGCAAAGCAGCGGCCCCGGGCTTTCGCCCGGGGCCGCCGCGTGTGGGTGGGTGGATGGGGTTGGGGGGTATTGGGACGGGAAACCTGAGATCAGTTCTTGCGCTTCTCGAGGTCCTGCAGGACCGAGCCGAGGCGCCTGGCGGCCGCATTCTTGCTCTGCGGGCCGACCGGCAGGATGTGGTACTCCTTTTCGCCGCCATTCGCTCCGGGACCCGAGGGGATGCCGGGAAGGCCGGGAGCGGCCGGTGGCGGCGATGCCGGGGGCTCCGCGGGGGTGGGGGTCTCGGGCGCGGTGCCGGGGACCTGGCCGCCGGGATCGGTGTTGTTGCCTTCGCCGGCGGGATCGATGATCCCGGCGATGGCCTTGGTGTCATGCTTCTTCGCGCCCATCTCGGCAGCGCCCTTGATGCCGCCGGCCACGCCGGCCACGACGATTCCCAGGGCGATGATGGCGCCGACGATCTTGAGCGCGGGAATGGCGAGCGCACCGATCGCGCCGGTGATGGCCTTGGCTTCGACTCCCTTGATCAAGACGAAGGCCGTGCCGCCCGCCACCGCGAGGGTGCCCGCCACGCCGATCTGGGAGATGACTTGCTTGGCCGCTTCGACGGTCGCCGCGCCGGCCTGGCTGATGCCCTGCTTGGCGCCGGTGAGGAAGCCCTCGAGCCAGGAAGAATCCTGCTCGTCCTGCGCCACGAGCTTGTAGGGCTGACCGTTGACCATCACGATCGGGACGGTCTGCCTTGCCAGGAAGCTGAAGTCCAGACGATCGCCGTAAACGACGACGCGATCCTTGTTCTCGGTCGACTCCAGGAAGTACTTCTTGTAGCCGTCCGCAGCGGTCCGTTCGACCGCCTGCGCCGTCGACACGTCCTTGCGGATGTGACCGATTCCCTGGTAACGGATCTGCCGTCCGTTGACCATCACGATGTCCGAGCCGTCGCCCGCGATTCTGCCCATCGACCTCTTCCTCCGGCGTCTCCCGATCCGAGCTCTGGTTGGCTCCGGGTTAAGACGCATTCAAGCCAAGGAGTTTGTCGGAGAGCTGGCCCCGTACCTTGCGCTTCCCGGTTTAAGGTTGGCCAGGGGTGGGGATTAAGGTTAGGCTATCTCGGTGACTCAGCCCGTGCGCGGCGACCAGGACCGAAACTATCTTCTGAGCGTCGGAGACGGCGTCACCTTCGCCATTGGCATGGCATTCGCCTCGGGCACGGCCATCCTGCCGCTCTACGTGGCGCATTACGACGTGCCGCGCTGGGTCGTCGGCCTGATCCCGGCGATCTTCATGCTCGGGATGCAGTTGCCTCAGGTGCTGGGCGCGGCGGTGAGAGCCAGGCAGGCGACCTTCTGGGGGCCGTTCCGGCGGCAGATCTTCGCCCCGCGCCTGGCGTTGCTCCTGATGGCGTGCACGTCGCTGCTGCCGGGGGAGATGGCGCTGTACGGCTTCTTTGCGCTCTTCGCGGCGTTCGCCCTGGCCTGCGGGTTCCAGGCGCCGATGTGGATGGAGTACATCGCCCACCTGATCCCGGCAGAGCGGCGCGGGCGGTTCTTCGGCCTGCGGTTGACCCTGGGCGGCCTGGGGAGCCTCGCGGCGTCCTGGCTCTCGGCCGTGCTGCTGGATCGCCTGGGCCATCCCCTCGGGTTTGCGGCCTGCTTCTGGCTCGCCGCCCTGTTCGTGCTGGCCGGTTTCGTCATGGAGATCTCATAGCGCGGCTCTGATGACTTCGCTCCGGCATCGCGGCCGGCACGGAGGCCGGCCCCACCCGTTGCATCGGTGGCGCAGGCCTCCGTGCCTGCGTCCGATAGGCGCCAGGTCATTTGAGCGCCGCTATCAGGTGTGCCGGCGCGCGGCGGCCCGTAGGGCAGGACGGTCACGGCGAGGCCCGCCGCCTCGACACGCGAGACGGCCACATCGAGAGGAAGCGCGAGCAGGCCGGACGGGTCTAGCAGCTAGACCTCCAAGATCTCCGCTTCCTTGGCCGCGAGGATTCGATCGATCTCGGCCACGTACCGATCGGTGAGCTTCTGGATCTGGTCCTGCAGGTGCTTGCTATCGTCCTGCGTGACCTCGCTCTTCTTCTCGAGCGCCTTGATCTTGTCGATTTCGTCGCGCCGCACGTTTCGGACGGCGACCTTGCCCTCCTCGGCCTCTTTCTTGGCGAGCTTCACCAGTTCCTTGCGGCGCTCCTCGGTGGGCGCGGGGAACGCCAGGCGGATGCTCTGGCCGTCGCTATTCGGGTTGAGGCCGAGGTCGGACTTCTGGATCGCCTTCTCGATGGCGGCCAGGGCCGTCCGGTCGTAGGGCGTGATCAGCAGCGTCCGGGCATCGGGAGTGCTGATCTGCGCGATCTGCTTGATGGGGGTGGGAGTGCCGTAGTACTCGGGCTCGACGCGTTCCAGCAGGGCGGGCGCGGCGCGGCCGGTGCGAATGGCCGCATGGGCGTGGCTGACCTGCTCGGCCGCCTTGCGCATCTTGTGCTCGGCCTCTTCGACGACCTTGGCGGCGCCGGGATTGTCCACGGCCGCTCCGGAAGCCTTCTTATCGTCTTTCGCCATGAGAGTCTCCTGATGTGACGAGGGTGCCGATCGGCTCGCCCCGCACGACCTTCTCGATGTTGCCCGGGCGGGAGAGGTCGAAGACGACGATCGGGATGTCGGTATCCTTGCAGAGCGAAATGGCCGTCGCGTCCATGACCTTCAGCTCGAGGTTGAGGACGTCCTTGAACGACAGCTCGCGGTACTTGATCGCGTTGGGGTTCTTCATGGGGTCCGAATCGTAGACGCCGTCGACCTTCGTGGCCTTCAATATGACGTCGGCGCCCATCTCGGCAGCCCGCAACGAGGCGGCGGTGTCCGTCGTGAAGTAGGGATTGCCGGTACCCGCCGCGAAGATGACGACGCGGCCCTTCTCGAGGTGGCGCACGGCGCGCCGGCGAATGAACGGCTCGGCCACCTGATTCATGGCCAGCGCGCTCTGGACGCGGGTCTTCACGCCCTCCTTCTCGAGCCCGTCCTGGAGGGCGAGGCTGTTCATCACCGTGGCGAGCATCCCCATGTAGTCGGCCGTGCTGCGGTCCATGCCGGACGCGGCGGCCGCCAGGCCGCGGAAGATATTGCCGCCGCCGACCACCATCGCCACCTCGACGCCGTCGGCGTGCAGGACCGCCACCTCCCGCGCGATCTGGCGGATGACCGCCGGATCGATGCCGAAGGGCTTGTCGCCCATGAGGGCTTCACCCGACAGCTTGAGGAGGACCCGCCGGTACCGGTACCCGCGCTCGAGCGGGTCTAGCTCGGGCAGCGGCCCACTCCCGGGCAACATGGCCTAGCCCTGGCTCATCTGCGCGGCGACCTCCGCGGCGAAGTCGTCCTGGCGCTTCTCGATGCCCTCGCCGAGCTGATACCGCACGAAGCGGCGCACGTCGATCTTCTCGCCGATCTTGGCCTGCTTCTGCTCGATCATCTCCTTGACGGTGAGGTTGGGATCTTTGACGAAGGGCTGCTCCAGCAGGCAGATCTCCTCGAAGAACTTGTTGATGCGGCCCTCGACGATCTTCTCCCGCACGCCCTCGGGCTTCTTCATGATGTCGTCGGACTGCGAGAGGATCTCCTTCTCCTTGGTCACGACGGGCTCGGGAACCTCTTCGCGCCGCACGAAGCGGGGAGCGGCGGCCGCGATGTGCATCGCCACGTCCTTGACGAGCTCCTGGAATTCGGGCCCCTTGCCGACGAAGTCGGTCTCGCAGTTGACCTCGACCAGCACGCCTATCTTGCCGCCCAGATGCACGTAGGCGCCGACCGCGCCCTCGGAGGCGATGCGGCCGGCCAGCTTTGCTCCCTTGGCGATACCGCGCTTGCGCAGCTCCTCGACGGCCTTCTGCAGGTCTCCGTTGGCTTCGACGAGCGCCTTCTTGCACTCCATCATGCCCGCCCCGGTCATCTCGCGAAGCTCCTTGACCAGTGCCGCGGAAATCTCCTTCGCCTCGGTAGCCACGAAACTCTCTCCTTTGGTCTAGCAACAAATCAGGTACGCCATTGTACCAGCGAATACGACGAGAGCCGGGCAGGCGTACCTACCCGGCTCTCCACGATCACTCCTACAGGACTTGCACGGGCTCCTGCTCGGGCTCGGCGGCGGCGACCGGGGCCTCTTCGGGCTCGGCGACCGGCGGGGTCGCCGTCACCGTGGCCGACGGCTTCTCGTGCTGCTCGCCCTGCCGGCCCTCGATGACCGCGTCGGCGATCTTCGCGGTCAGGAGCTTGACCGAGCGGATGGCGTCGTCA includes the following:
- the tsf gene encoding translation elongation factor Ts — protein: MATEAKEISAALVKELREMTGAGMMECKKALVEANGDLQKAVEELRKRGIAKGAKLAGRIASEGAVGAYVHLGGKIGVLVEVNCETDFVGKGPEFQELVKDVAMHIAAAAPRFVRREEVPEPVVTKEKEILSQSDDIMKKPEGVREKIVEGRINKFFEEICLLEQPFVKDPNLTVKEMIEQKQAKIGEKIDVRRFVRYQLGEGIEKRQDDFAAEVAAQMSQG